Genomic DNA from Verrucomicrobiota bacterium:
GGCGGCATTCGGCAAATCCCGCTGAGCCAGCTCGTCGAAATGCGAACGACCAGCGGCCCGCCCGTGATCCGGAATGAAGACGGCGCACTGACGGGCTGGGTTTATGTGGACATGACCGGACGCGATATCGGCGGCTACGTCGAGCAAGCCAAGAAAGCTGTCGCGGAGAAGATTGAAAAACCGGGCCTGTTGCCAGCCGGCTACCGATTTGAGTGGTCCGGGCAATATGAGCACATGCTCCGGGTGCGCGAACGGCTCAAGGTGGTGGTGCCGGTCACGCTGGCGCTCATTTTCGTGTTGCTCTACATGAACTTCAAGAGTGTGGCCGAGACCTTCATCATTCTCCTCTCGATCCCCTTCGCGATGACCGGGAGCATCTGGCTGCTCTGGTTGCTGGGCTACAACATGAGCATTGCCGTCTGGGTTGGCATCATCGCGCTCGCCGGACTCGCCGCACAGACGGGCACCGTGATGATCATTTACCTGGATGAGGCCTTCCACGCGTACCAAAACGCGGGCCGGATGAAAACGCAGCACGATCTCTTCGAGGCGATCACTTACGGCGCGGTGCAACGCGTCCGGCCCAAGTTGATGACCGTGCCGATGGTGACGATGGGGCTTGTGCCTGCCTTGTGGGCGCACGGAGCAGGAGCGGAAGCCATCCAACGCATCGCCGCGCCCATGATTGGCGGCCTCATCACCAGCACAATCCTCACGCTCGAAATTGTCCCCGCGATTTACTCACTCTGGCGAGGCCGCCAGGTGGAATGGGTGCAGGGCCCTCGTCCGCCCCGCAAGAAATGGGAGGATCTGAGCCTGCAATTCGTCGAATGGGAGAAGCGGGCGCACGGTCAGTGAATCAGTTGTCAGTGATCGGTGATAAGTTGTGCAGAAATGAATCGTTGACACCCCAATGTGCTTTTGGTCTTATTTGGCCCCTTTGCAAAGGGAACTTTATGTACGCTGTATTGGAAACCGGCAGTAAACAGTATCGAGTCGCGCCGGGCGACCGCGTGGAGATCGAACGTCTGGACGTGCCCGCGGGCCAGTCCTATACGTTCGACCGGGTCTTGCTCGTGAACAATGAAGGGAAGGTCTCGGTCGGGTCGCCGACGGTGGCGCAGGCCAGTGTCGTGGCCGATGTCGTGGAGCACATTCGTGGCCCCAAACTCATCGCTTTCAAGATGCGGCGCCGCGAGGGTTACCACCGCAAAGTGGGGCATCGCCAGGAACTCACGGTCGTGAAGATCAAAGAAATCAAGACGTAGCGTTATGGCACACAAGAAAGGTCAAGGCAGCGTCCGCAACGGGCGCGATAGCGTCAGCAAGCGGCTGGGCGTAAAACGATTTGGCGGCGAGTTCGTCACCGCCGGCAGCATTCTCGTGCGGCAGCGCGGCACCAAGTTCGTCGCGGGAAAAAACGTCGGCACGGGGCGCGACTGGACTTTGTTCGCGCTAACGGATGGCCGCGTGGCTTTCGACAAGGACAGCCACCGGATCAACGTTTTGCCTGAGCCGGCTCCTGCGAGCAATTAACTCCAGTCTTCCAGATTTCACGGCGAGGTCATTGGCCTCGCCTTTTTGTTTTGTGGAGATTCAGAAGCCAACTGTAGGGCAGGCTTCCAGCCTGCCTGTCGGTTCCTGCACACAGAACAGGCGGCAAAACTGCGGCTAAGTGGTCATGGACATAAACACGATGACCACTAAGGCATCGGGACCGGCAGGATGCCTGTTCTACTTTGAATGTTTGTTGATGAAGTAAAGATTTTCGCCCGGGCCGGGCATGGCGGCAAGGGATGCGTCGCGTTCCACCGCGAAACGTTCGTGCCCAAAGGCGGACCCAGCGGCGGCAATGGCGGGCGGGGAGGAAATGTGATCCTCCAGGCCGACCACGATTTGAACAACCTCATCGCGCAGTATTATTCCCCGAGATTGATCGCGGAGAACGGCAAGGCCGGGATGGGCAAAGGCATGGATGGACGCGCTGGAAAGGATCTGATCGTGAAAGTCCCTTGCGGCACGCTGGTCTGGAAATTGCCCCCGGACTCCCCGCCCTGCGCAGTCGAGGAAACTTCCGCAGAAAGCGAAGAACCCGTTGCGCAGCCCCTTAAGCTTTCCACGGCGCAGCGGCCGGTTTTCCGGCGATCGGGCGGGATTCCAGCTCTGGAAATCGACCTGACGAACGAGCCGGAGAGTTCGGGCAGAACGGATTCCGATCCGGGGGGAGAATTGGTGGCGGACTTGGTGCGGCACGGCGAGCAATTCGTGCTCTGCCAGGGAGGCCGCGGCGGTTTGGGAAACCGCAACTTCGCCACGGCGCGCCGGCAAACGCCCCGGTTTGCCCAACCGGGCGAACCCGGCGGCGAGGGCCAATTCCGTCTGGAGTTGCGATTGATCGCGGAGGTTGGGCTGGTGGGTTACCCAAACGCCGGGAAATCCACGCTGCTATCCGCGATTTCTCACGCGCGGCCCAAGATTGCGCCATATCCGTTCACCACGCTGCACCCGCAGATTGGGATCGTGGAGTATGCGGACTTTCATCGGCTGACGGTCTGCGATGTGCCCGGATTGATCGAGGGCGCGCACCGGAACGTGGGTCTGGGGCACGCGTTTCTCCGCCACATCCAGCGCTGCAAGATTCTGGTGTTGCTGCTGGACATGGCCGGGACGGACGGGCGTGCGCCCTGGGACGACTATCACCAGTTGATCAATGAACTTGGACTTTACGATCCGAAGTTGCTGGACCGACCGCGCCTGGTCGTAGCCAACAAAATGGACGAGCCCGTGGCGGAGCGGAACCTGAAGAAGTTCAAACAGAAAGTTCGAAAGACGGGCGTCCTGCCCATCGCCGCGGCTTTTGGCGAAGGCGTGGAGAAGTTCAAAGACACCATTCGCGAAGCCGTGGTTTCGACCGGCGGGACTTAGCGCTGTCTGAAAAATGGGTGGAAGGGGCTACCAGCCCGTTTTTGGCGGCAACCTGCCGCCAAAAGGCCCGGCGGGCTGGTAGCCCGCCGCAACAGGCCGGTGGCCTGTTCCACCCAGAAGACAATTCTCAGACAGACCCTTAGCTTAGCTTAGTGGTCCGTTTCGTAAATACGCTCACGTTCGCGGCAAGGGATTTTTCGGCCAGACGAGGCGCGAGCGACGAGCATATCCCGAAGTGGATCTGTAAGGAGCAAGCAACGAAGTCTGGCGAAAAAGAACTGCCGCCCTTCGGGTTGCGCCGAATTTTGCCTGGGGCTGCGTTGCTCCTCGGTCACAGCCCCACTGGCGGGGGATGCTCGCTCGTCGCGCCTTGCCCCAGGCCAAATTGGGCGCAACGAACGTGAGCGTATTTACGAAACGGACCACTTAGCCATATCTATTCGGTTCAACCACGAATGAACACCAATCAACACGAATTCGGACGGAGATGAAGTGGCGAGGGAACGGATCAGCGTCGAGTCACGAAAAGGCAACCATTGACGTGAGGGATGTGAGGCGAGAAGGCGCCGGAACCTCTGTTCTCTCTGTTTCCTCCTGTTACAATACGAATCCGATTCTTGTGGTGGGCGTATGTTAAAAGCCGGCATCGTTGGATTGCCCAACGTCGGGAAATCGACGTTGTTCAATGCGCTGACGCGGTCGCACAAGGCGGAAGCGGCGGCTTTTCCGTTCTGCACGATCAACCCCAACCTGGGCGTGGTCGCCGTGCCCGATCCCCGATTGGAGGCGCTCGCAAAGATCGCGAAGTCCCCGGCTGTCGTCCACGCCGCGATTGAGTTCGTGGATATCGCGGGGCTGGTCAAAGGCGCGTCGCGAGGGGAAGGGCTGGGCAACAAATTCCTCAGCCACATTCGCGAGGTCGATGCGATCATTCAGGCGGTCCGTTGTTTCGAGGACGAGAACATTCCGCACGTGGCCGGCGCAATCGATCCGGTGCGAGACATTGAAACGATCTTCACGGAACTGGTCCTGGCGGATCTGGAGTCGGTCCAGAGCCGTTTGGAGAAAGTGTCGAAAGACGCCAAACGCGGAGACAAAGCAGCCGCGACCGAGATGGAGGTGCTCAAGAAAATCGAGCTTCACTTGAATCAAGGCAAACCGGCGAACACGCTGCGGCTGGCTCCGGAAGAGCGCGCCGCCGCGAAATCGGTTTTCCTCCTGTCCGACAAGCCGACGATTTTCGCGGCCAATGTCAAAGAGAGCGACCTGGCCGATGCGATTGGCATCTTCAATCGTGGGGAACAAGGTCTCAGTTCAACGAGCGCTCTCCACGTGTCCCAAGTCCGCGACTACACGCGCACCCACCACGGCTGCGAGACGGTCGTGATCTGCGCGCAATTGGAAAGCGATCTGGTCGATCTATCTCCGGACGAAGCAAGCGAATATCTTCGCGAACTGGGCGTCACGGAATCCGGCGTCGGGGCGTTGATCCGCGGCACGTATCATTTGCTGGGCTTGCGGACCTTCTTCACGGCGAATGAGAAGGAAGCCCGCGCCTGGACGGTTCACGCCGGGGACACGGCGCCACGCGCCGCAGGCATCATTCACACCGATTTCGAGCGCGGCTTTATCAAAGCCGAGACCGTGGCGTTCGATGATCTCACCCGGTGCGGCTCGTTGGCCGCGGCTCGCGAGCACGGACTGTATCGCGTGGAGGGCCGGGACTACGTGGTGCAGGATGGGGACGTGATCCTGTTCAAGTTCCATGTCTAACTTTGACAATGCGTGCCGCGGCTGGCATTTTGCCTGCATGAGCCGCTTGATTTGGAACCTCGGTTTGTCCCTGGTCGCAACCGTGTCGTGGGCGAGCGCGCCGGTCTCCGATTTTCATCTCCTGGACGCGAACCCCAACTCGGAACGGAGAAGCGCTCAGGTTTCTCCGCGCGACTACTTGCTTCAAGTATCGGGCTACTACTTCGGCGCTGCGGGGTGAGGTTATTGCAGTGCCCAGTTCGGGCACCTCCAATCTATTCAATCGGAACTCAAGGCGGCACGGCCGGATTTGAACATCGAGATTTTGGGAGTCAATCGCGAGGACCAGGAGCCCTTCAATTATTCCATAACGGCTGACCGCAGTCTTCCCTGGCTCCAGGACACGAGCATGGATCAAGTCTGGCAACGCTGGCAGGTAAGTTACCGCGATGTGTGGATTCTGGATTCGCAGAACCGTTTGTTCGCCGTGTTCAATCTGACCGAGAATGATCTGGCGGATGCCGAGAATCGCGAAAGGCTGAAACGGATTTTTCTCAGCGCAGCCTCGGTTGCGGACCCAGATGCCGACCAACTTCCGGACGATTGGGAACAACGCTTTCTCGGCGGCGCGGGCGCCATGCCGTCGGAAGATCCGGATGCGGACGGCGCCAGCAACTTCGCTGAATTCGCCTTTGGGACGGATCCGAAGAATTCCCGATCGGGTTCGCTGGTGCGGACGACACTGAGTTCGAGCGCCGGGCAAACTTTCCTCTCGCTCACGTTCCGCCGGCGAGCGGGATCGATTCTGGACTACATCGTCGAAACGTCCCCTGACCTGGAGCACTGGACGGCCAGCACGGCCGAGGTCGCCGTGAAGAAACAGCCGCGGAACCTATATGACGGCACCGGCACTTCGGAGGTCACCTACGGGCTTGTGAATCCGGTCAGCCAACGCCAGCACCAGTTCGTGCGCGTCCGCGCCGTGCCCCGCAAAAGGCCGTAGTCGTGTCTATTCAGTTTCGCTGGGGAGCGCACGCGCCCTCGCCGACCACAAGGGTGCCATCGAACAAATCACTATTCAGTGACCGTCTGCCGCCCCCTTCCGACCGGCGA
This window encodes:
- the rplU gene encoding 50S ribosomal protein L21 encodes the protein MYAVLETGSKQYRVAPGDRVEIERLDVPAGQSYTFDRVLLVNNEGKVSVGSPTVAQASVVADVVEHIRGPKLIAFKMRRREGYHRKVGHRQELTVVKIKEIKT
- a CDS encoding 50S ribosomal protein L27, producing the protein MAHKKGQGSVRNGRDSVSKRLGVKRFGGEFVTAGSILVRQRGTKFVAGKNVGTGRDWTLFALTDGRVAFDKDSHRINVLPEPAPASN
- the obgE gene encoding GTPase ObgE, with amino-acid sequence MFVDEVKIFARAGHGGKGCVAFHRETFVPKGGPSGGNGGRGGNVILQADHDLNNLIAQYYSPRLIAENGKAGMGKGMDGRAGKDLIVKVPCGTLVWKLPPDSPPCAVEETSAESEEPVAQPLKLSTAQRPVFRRSGGIPALEIDLTNEPESSGRTDSDPGGELVADLVRHGEQFVLCQGGRGGLGNRNFATARRQTPRFAQPGEPGGEGQFRLELRLIAEVGLVGYPNAGKSTLLSAISHARPKIAPYPFTTLHPQIGIVEYADFHRLTVCDVPGLIEGAHRNVGLGHAFLRHIQRCKILVLLLDMAGTDGRAPWDDYHQLINELGLYDPKLLDRPRLVVANKMDEPVAERNLKKFKQKVRKTGVLPIAAAFGEGVEKFKDTIREAVVSTGGT
- the ychF gene encoding redox-regulated ATPase YchF, whose translation is MLKAGIVGLPNVGKSTLFNALTRSHKAEAAAFPFCTINPNLGVVAVPDPRLEALAKIAKSPAVVHAAIEFVDIAGLVKGASRGEGLGNKFLSHIREVDAIIQAVRCFEDENIPHVAGAIDPVRDIETIFTELVLADLESVQSRLEKVSKDAKRGDKAAATEMEVLKKIELHLNQGKPANTLRLAPEERAAAKSVFLLSDKPTIFAANVKESDLADAIGIFNRGEQGLSSTSALHVSQVRDYTRTHHGCETVVICAQLESDLVDLSPDEASEYLRELGVTESGVGALIRGTYHLLGLRTFFTANEKEARAWTVHAGDTAPRAAGIIHTDFERGFIKAETVAFDDLTRCGSLAAAREHGLYRVEGRDYVVQDGDVILFKFHV